In one Paracoccus everestensis genomic region, the following are encoded:
- the odhB gene encoding 2-oxoglutarate dehydrogenase complex dihydrolipoyllysine-residue succinyltransferase, translated as MPTQVRVPALGESVTEATVATWFKKPGDAVAVDEMLCELETDKVTVEVPSPAAGILAEIVAAEGETVGPDALLAQISDAGSDIPQEQPKAETAQKTPEGQKMSGKSVDVMVPALGESVTEATVATWFKKPGDTVAVDEMLCELETDKVSVEVPSPAAGVLADILAEEGATVDAKARLAIITEGAAGAAPRPAERPASGSADNKGAYGNAAPPVGSASGGEDGTTAGEVGSPGAGPEQMQPRSDVEDAPSAKKAMAEKGVSRDQVTGSGRDGRIMKEDVAKAQPAAKPAAPAPAAPRPAEDAAREERVKMTRLRQTIARRLKDAQNTAAMLTTYNEADMSGIMGLRNEYKDAFEKKHKVKLGFMSFFVKACCHALKEVPEVNAEIDGTDVVYKNYVNMGVAVGTPSGLVVPVVRDADQKGFAAIEKEIAELGSKGRDGKLTMQEMQGGTFTISNGGVYGSLMSSPILNPPQSGILGMHKIQDRPVVVGGQIVIRPMMYLALSYDHRVVDGKGAVTFLVRVKEALEDPRRLLMDL; from the coding sequence ATGCCCACTCAAGTCCGCGTGCCCGCACTGGGCGAATCCGTCACCGAGGCGACCGTCGCCACCTGGTTCAAGAAACCGGGTGACGCGGTCGCGGTGGACGAGATGCTGTGCGAGTTGGAAACCGACAAGGTGACGGTCGAGGTGCCCAGCCCGGCTGCGGGCATTCTGGCCGAAATCGTCGCGGCGGAAGGCGAAACCGTTGGTCCCGACGCGCTGCTGGCCCAGATCTCTGACGCCGGCAGCGACATCCCCCAAGAACAACCGAAGGCCGAGACGGCCCAGAAGACCCCGGAAGGACAAAAGATGAGCGGCAAATCCGTGGACGTGATGGTCCCCGCGCTTGGCGAAAGCGTGACCGAGGCGACCGTGGCCACCTGGTTCAAGAAGCCCGGCGATACTGTCGCCGTGGACGAGATGCTGTGCGAACTGGAAACCGACAAGGTCTCGGTCGAGGTGCCCAGCCCCGCCGCCGGTGTCCTGGCGGACATCCTGGCCGAGGAAGGCGCGACCGTGGACGCCAAGGCGCGCCTGGCGATCATCACCGAAGGCGCGGCGGGTGCAGCGCCCCGTCCGGCCGAACGGCCCGCCAGCGGATCCGCCGACAACAAGGGCGCCTATGGCAATGCCGCGCCCCCGGTCGGGTCCGCATCGGGCGGCGAGGACGGGACCACGGCAGGCGAGGTCGGATCGCCCGGCGCCGGCCCCGAACAGATGCAGCCCCGTTCCGATGTTGAGGACGCGCCCTCGGCCAAGAAAGCCATGGCCGAAAAGGGTGTCAGCCGCGACCAGGTGACGGGTTCGGGCCGCGATGGCCGGATCATGAAGGAAGACGTGGCCAAGGCCCAACCCGCGGCCAAACCGGCCGCCCCTGCCCCGGCGGCCCCCCGCCCGGCCGAGGATGCCGCGCGCGAGGAACGGGTGAAAATGACCCGCCTGCGCCAGACCATCGCGCGCCGCCTGAAGGACGCGCAGAACACCGCGGCGATGCTGACGACCTATAACGAGGCCGACATGAGCGGCATCATGGGGCTTCGCAACGAATACAAGGACGCCTTCGAGAAGAAGCACAAGGTCAAGCTGGGCTTCATGTCCTTCTTCGTGAAGGCCTGCTGCCACGCCCTGAAGGAAGTCCCCGAGGTCAACGCGGAAATCGACGGCACCGACGTGGTTTACAAGAACTATGTCAACATGGGCGTGGCCGTGGGCACCCCCTCGGGTCTGGTTGTCCCCGTGGTCCGCGACGCCGATCAAAAGGGCTTTGCCGCGATCGAGAAGGAAATCGCGGAACTGGGCTCCAAGGGCCGCGACGGCAAGCTGACCATGCAGGAAATGCAGGGCGGCACCTTCACCATCTCGAACGGGGGGGTTTACGGCTCGCTGATGTCCTCGCCCATCCTGAATCCGCCGCAGTCGGGGATCCTGGGAATGCACAAGATCCAGGACCGCCCGGTCGTGGTGGGCGGGCAGATCGTCATCCGTCCGATGATGTATCTGGCGCTGTCCTATGACCACCGGGTCGTGGACGGCAAGGGCGCCGTGACCTTCCTGGTGCGCGTCAAGGAAGCGCTGGAGGATCCGCGCCGCCTGCTGATGGATCTGTAA
- a CDS encoding MAPEG family protein: MTPELTVLALAGLVQAIQFAAFSITANLQVGPKVAMGPRDNAPALKGTAGRLQRALNNHFEGLILFTLAVVVVTLGGQSSGVTATCAWIYLAARILYVPAYVLGWVPWRSAIWAVGFAATMLMILAALF; encoded by the coding sequence ATGACCCCCGAACTGACCGTTCTGGCCCTTGCGGGCCTCGTGCAGGCCATCCAGTTTGCCGCCTTTTCGATCACCGCGAATCTTCAGGTCGGCCCCAAGGTCGCCATGGGACCGCGCGACAATGCTCCGGCCCTGAAGGGAACGGCCGGGCGCCTGCAACGTGCGCTGAACAACCATTTCGAAGGGTTGATCCTGTTCACTTTGGCAGTGGTCGTGGTCACGCTTGGCGGGCAGTCGTCCGGCGTCACCGCAACCTGCGCATGGATTTATCTTGCCGCGCGAATCCTTTATGTCCCCGCCTATGTTCTTGGCTGGGTGCCTTGGCGCTCGGCCATCTGGGCCGTGGGGTTCGCGGCAACGATGTTGATGATATTGGCCGCGCTGTTCTAG
- the lpdA gene encoding dihydrolipoyl dehydrogenase: MSTYDLIVIGAGPGGYVCAIRAAQLGLKVACVEGRDTLGGTCLNVGCIPSKALLHASHMAHEAHENFEKMGLNVGNVEVDWQKMQGYKADTVAGNTKGIEFLFKKNKIDWLKGWAEIPAPGKVKVGDTTHEARNIVIATGSVPSALKGVTVDNDAGIVVDSTGVLTLPKIPGSMVVIGAGVIGLELGSVYARLGTQVTVVEYLDAITPGMDAEVQKQFQKILTKQGLKFVMGAAVSGVEAAEGGAKVNYALRKDDSQHSLDAEVVLVATGRRPYADGLGLDALGIQVTDRGYVKVDGHWQTSVPGIYAIGDAAPGPMLAHKAEDEGMAVAEVIAGKHGHVNYDVIPGVIYTMPEVAAVGLTEEAAKADGRKIKVGKFPFMGNARAKAVMQADGFVKLIADAETDRILGCHIIGPNAGEMIHEVCVAMEFGAAAQDLALTCHAHPTTSEAVREAALACGDGAIHV, from the coding sequence ATGTCCACCTATGATCTGATCGTGATCGGCGCCGGGCCGGGCGGTTATGTCTGCGCCATCCGCGCAGCCCAGCTTGGTCTGAAGGTCGCCTGCGTCGAGGGGCGCGACACCCTGGGCGGCACCTGCCTGAACGTGGGCTGCATCCCGTCCAAGGCCCTGCTGCACGCCAGCCACATGGCGCATGAAGCCCATGAGAACTTCGAAAAGATGGGCCTGAACGTGGGCAACGTCGAGGTCGATTGGCAGAAGATGCAGGGCTACAAGGCCGACACGGTCGCGGGCAACACCAAGGGCATCGAGTTCCTGTTCAAGAAGAACAAGATCGACTGGCTGAAAGGCTGGGCAGAGATCCCGGCGCCGGGCAAGGTCAAGGTCGGCGACACCACGCACGAGGCCAGGAACATCGTGATCGCCACCGGATCGGTCCCGTCGGCGCTGAAGGGGGTGACGGTGGACAACGACGCGGGCATCGTGGTGGATTCCACCGGCGTTCTGACCTTGCCGAAGATCCCCGGGTCCATGGTCGTGATCGGCGCGGGCGTGATCGGGCTGGAACTGGGTTCGGTCTATGCCCGCTTGGGGACACAGGTGACCGTGGTCGAATACCTGGACGCCATCACCCCCGGCATGGACGCCGAGGTGCAAAAGCAGTTCCAGAAGATCCTGACCAAGCAGGGCCTAAAATTCGTCATGGGCGCTGCTGTGTCGGGGGTCGAGGCTGCCGAAGGCGGGGCCAAGGTCAACTATGCCTTGCGCAAGGACGACAGCCAGCACAGCCTGGACGCCGAGGTCGTGCTGGTCGCCACCGGCCGCCGCCCCTATGCCGACGGCTTGGGCCTTGACGCCCTGGGCATCCAGGTGACCGACCGGGGCTATGTCAAGGTGGACGGCCATTGGCAAACCTCGGTTCCCGGCATTTATGCCATCGGCGACGCGGCCCCCGGCCCGATGCTGGCCCACAAGGCCGAGGACGAGGGCATGGCCGTGGCCGAGGTGATCGCGGGCAAGCATGGCCATGTGAATTATGACGTGATCCCCGGCGTGATCTATACCATGCCCGAGGTCGCGGCAGTCGGCCTGACCGAGGAAGCCGCCAAGGCTGACGGTCGCAAGATCAAGGTGGGCAAGTTCCCCTTCATGGGCAATGCGCGCGCCAAGGCGGTGATGCAGGCGGACGGGTTCGTCAAGCTGATCGCCGATGCGGAAACCGACCGGATCCTCGGCTGTCACATCATCGGCCCGAATGCCGGAGAGATGATCCACGAGGTCTGCGTGGCGATGGAATTCGGCGCGGCCGCGCAGGATCTGGCGCTGACCTGCCATGCGCATCCGACCACCTCGGAAGCCGTACGCGAAGCGGCGCTGGCCTGCGGCGACGGCGCGATCCATGTTTGA
- a CDS encoding transglycosylase SLT domain-containing protein: protein MFDLGRRGLILATLALAACGGGGAPMPGGLGRNGLYPNETPELRARINYWSRQYQVPSAMVQRIILRESQHRPGARNGSYYGLMQLSPQTARTMGHRGSPASLLDADTNLRYGVKYLRGAWMVADGNPDKTVMWYSRGYYYEAKRKGLLKQTGLRG, encoded by the coding sequence ATGTTTGATCTTGGCCGGCGCGGGCTGATCCTGGCGACGCTTGCCCTTGCCGCCTGCGGCGGGGGCGGTGCCCCGATGCCGGGGGGCCTGGGCCGCAACGGGCTTTACCCGAACGAGACGCCGGAACTGCGCGCGCGCATCAATTACTGGTCGCGCCAGTATCAGGTGCCGTCCGCCATGGTGCAACGGATCATCCTGCGGGAATCGCAGCATCGGCCCGGTGCGCGCAACGGTTCGTATTACGGGCTGATGCAGCTGAGTCCGCAAACCGCCCGCACCATGGGCCATCGCGGATCGCCGGCCAGCCTGCTGGATGCGGATACGAACCTGCGCTATGGCGTCAAATACCTGCGCGGCGCCTGGATGGTGGCGGACGGCAACCCCGACAAGACGGTCATGTGGTATTCGCGCGGCTATTACTACGAAGCCAAGCGCAAGGGCCTGTTGAAGCAAACCGGCCTGCGGGGCTGA